A section of the Humulus lupulus chromosome 2, drHumLupu1.1, whole genome shotgun sequence genome encodes:
- the LOC133818247 gene encoding UDP-glycosyltransferase 71A16-like, with the protein MKKGELVFIPFPGVGHIVSSLEMAKHLVAQDLRLSISILLIKIPGFDSPNKSSMQSLGSISERIKFIELPEGQKADRSSNNSNPINFITSFFENLKPHVRHAVKNLIDSFFYQPDSPTLAGFVIDMFSTAMIDVADEFGVPSYVFFTSGAGFLRLMTHLESQCTHHNKDITEYKDQPDAELVVPGFVNPIPAKVFPDVLLDKVACPLILGQYKDMKKTKGFLVNTFMELESNMIDSMTEDKLIPPIYPVGPLVNLNPNRAHKGVGMTDDKETNIVTWLDSQPPSSVVFLCFGSMGSFNGEQVKEIAIGLEQSGVRFLWSLRKQPQKGESPEPKEFTDLNEVLPEGFLDRTAEVGKVIGWAPQVTVLAHPSVGGFVSHCGWNSTLESLWFGVPMATWPLYAEQQIKAFKLVKEYRLAVEIRLDYRRSYNSAGHVDNEAGIVIVKAEEIELGIRRMMEPDNDIRKRVKEMSDKGRKALLEGGSSYTYLCRFITDVIHNIPQM; encoded by the coding sequence atgaagaaaggagagCTAGTTTTCATTCCTTTTCCGGGTGTGGGCCACATCGTCTCATCGTTGGAGATGGCAAAGCATCTTGTTGCTCAAGATCTTCGTCTTTCAATATCTATCCTTCTCATAAAAATACCCGGCTTCGACTCCCCAAACAAGTCCTCCATGCAATCTCTTGGCTCCATCTCCGAACGCATCAAGTTCATCGAATTACCGGAAGGTCAGAAAGCTGACCGCAGTTCTAATAATTCCAATCCCATCAATTTCATCACTTCATTCTTCGAAAATCTCAAACCCCACGTTCGACACGCCGTCAAGAACCTCATCGACTCCTTTTTTTATCAACCGGACTCGCCTACGCTGGCCGGTTTCGTCATCGACATGTTCTCCACTGCCATGATCGACGTTGCAGACGAGTTTGGGGTCCCCTCCTACGTGTTTTTCACATCTGGAGCCGGGTTTCTCCGCCTCATGACTCATCTCGAATCCCAATGTACCCACCATAACAAAGATATTACCGAATATAAAGATCAACCGGATGCAGAGCTTGTCGTTCCAGGTTTCGTTAACCCGATCCCTGCTAAGGTCTTCCCCGATGTGCTATTGGACAAGGTGGCGTGCCCTTTGATTCTCGGTCAGTACAAAGATATGAAAAAAACCAAAGGTTTTTTGGTGAATACGTTTATGGAGTTAGAGTCCAACATGATTGATTCTATGACTGAAGATAAATTGATCCCGCCAATTTACCCTGTGGGACCCCTTGTAAATCTTAACCCTAACCGAGCCCACAAAGGAGTTGGTATGACCGATGATAAAGAAACTAACATCGTCACTTGGCTTGATAGCCAGCCTCCTTCGTCAGTAGTGTTCTTGTGCTTTGGGAGCATGGGAAGCTTCAATGGAGAGCAAGTGAAAGAGATAGCCATTGGATTAGAGCAAAGTGGGGTTCGGTTTCTGTGGTCGTTAAGAAAACAACCACAGAAGGGTGAGTCTCCAGAGCCAAAAGAATTCACAGATTTGAATGAAGTTCTTCCAGAGGGATTTCTTGATCGAACGGCTGAGGTCGGAAAGGTCATAGGGTGGGCTCCACAGGTGACTGTCCTGGCTCACCCCTCTGTTGGAGGGTTCGTGTCGCATTGTGGTTGGAACTCAACCCTCGAGAGCTTGTGGTTTGGGGTGCCAATGGCCACGTGGCCGTTGTATGCGGAGCAACAAATCAAAGCTTTCAAGCTAGTGAAGGAGTACAGATTAGCGGTGGAGATTAGATTGGACTACAGGAGGAGTTACAACAGTGCTGGTCATGTTGACAATGAAGCAGGGATTGTGATTGTGAAAGCTGAAGAAATAGAACTTGGAATTCGAAGGATGATGGAGCCTGATAATGATATTAGGAAGAGAGTGAAGGAAATGAGTGACAAGGGCAGGAAAGCCTTGTTGGAGGGTGGGTCTTCGTACACTTATTTGTGTCGTTTTATTACAGATGTGATACATAATATACCTCAAATGTGA